In Defluviimonas aquaemixtae, the sequence GGCATCGCGGCGACGGCCTTGCCGATGCCGGCCTTCGCCGCGACGGTCGAGGAACTGATCGCGGAATTCGCCGGTGGAGCCGAGATCGGTTCGGGTGGCCTGACGCTCACCGCGCCCGAAATCGCCGAAAACGGCAATACCGTGCCGATCTCCGTCGATGCACCCGGGGCAGCAGCAGTCATGGTGCTCGCCACCGGCAACCCGACACCTCCGATCTGTACATTCAACTTTGGACCGGCGGCCGGTTCGCACGCGGCCTCGACACGGATCCGACTGGCGAAGACGCAGGATGTGGTCGCGCTTGCCAAGATGGCGGATGGCAGCGTCGTGCAGGCCACCTCCACCGTGAAGGTCACCATCGGCGGCTGCGGCGGCTGAGATTAGGGAGCAAGAGAAATGGCAAAAGATGTCAAACCCCGCGTGAAGGTCCCGAAATCCGCCGCTGCCGGCGAGGTGGTGACGATCAAGACGCTGATAAGCCACCCGATGGAGTCCGGCCAACGCAAGGACAAGGAAGGCAACGTCATACCGCGTTCGATCATCAACCGCTTCACCTGCGACTTCAACGGCCAGAACGTTGTCGACGTGAAGATGGAGCCGGCGATCTCGACCAACCCATACTTCGAATTCGACGCCAAGGTCGATGCGGCGGGCGAGTTCAAGTTCACCTGGTACGACGACGACGGCTCTGTCTACGAAGAAACCAAGCCGATCGAAGTCGCCTGAAGAGCAGGACCAAGGACAGGGCAGGCGCCGGCCGCTTCGGCGCTTTCTCTCAGGGAGGACAACAAATGAAGATAAGACTACTCGCCGGCGGATGCGCGCTTGCGGCCCTGACGTTTTCGGGCCTTTCCGCGACGGCCGATCCCGCCGATGACACTCTGGTGCTGAACGGCGAGACCGAGATGGTCACGCATACCGAGAAGGCGCCGGACTACATCGACGGGCTGACCGAGCAGTATTCTGGCTGGCTTTTCCGTGAGGCGGACACGCGTGTGATGCAGGCCGACGATTTCGACAATCCGGGCATGCTTGGCGTCGAGGCTGCCGCAGAAGTGTGGAACACCGTGGAAGGCAGTGAAGGCAAGTCCTGCGCCTCGTGCCACGAGGATGTCGAGACGAGCATGAAGGGCGTTCGCACCCAGATGCCGAAATACAACGAGGCGAAGGGCACGATGTACACGATGGAGATGTACATCAACGAATGCCGCACCGAGCGCATGGGCGCCGAGGAGTGGGGCTGGACCTCCGATCCCATGATCAACATGACGGCGCTCATCTCCTCGGTTTCGCGCGGAATGCCGATGAACGTGGCGGTCGACGGCCCTGCAAAGCCCTTCTGGGAGCAGGGCAAGGAGATGTACTACACCCGCTACGGTCAGCTCGAACTGGCCTGCGCGAACTGCCACGAGGACAACTACGGCAACTACATCCGCGCCGACCACCTGAGCCAAGGCCAGACCAACGGCTTCCCGGTCTATCGTCTGAAGCAGGGCGCGCTGATCTCACAGCACAACCGCTTCAAGGGCTGCATCCGCGACACTCGGGCAGAAACTTTCAAGGAAGGCTCGCCCGAATTCATCGCGCTCGAGCTGTACGTCGCCTCGCGCGGCAACGGGTTGTCGGTCGA encodes:
- the soxZ gene encoding thiosulfate oxidation carrier complex protein SoxZ; this encodes MAKDVKPRVKVPKSAAAGEVVTIKTLISHPMESGQRKDKEGNVIPRSIINRFTCDFNGQNVVDVKMEPAISTNPYFEFDAKVDAAGEFKFTWYDDDGSVYEETKPIEVA
- the soxA gene encoding sulfur oxidation c-type cytochrome SoxA, translated to MKIRLLAGGCALAALTFSGLSATADPADDTLVLNGETEMVTHTEKAPDYIDGLTEQYSGWLFREADTRVMQADDFDNPGMLGVEAAAEVWNTVEGSEGKSCASCHEDVETSMKGVRTQMPKYNEAKGTMYTMEMYINECRTERMGAEEWGWTSDPMINMTALISSVSRGMPMNVAVDGPAKPFWEQGKEMYYTRYGQLELACANCHEDNYGNYIRADHLSQGQTNGFPVYRLKQGALISQHNRFKGCIRDTRAETFKEGSPEFIALELYVASRGNGLSVESPSVRN
- the soxY gene encoding thiosulfate oxidation carrier protein SoxY, which codes for MKLNRREALAVGLGGIAATALPMPAFAATVEELIAEFAGGAEIGSGGLTLTAPEIAENGNTVPISVDAPGAAAVMVLATGNPTPPICTFNFGPAAGSHAASTRIRLAKTQDVVALAKMADGSVVQATSTVKVTIGGCGG